A genomic window from Rhodococcus sp. KBS0724 includes:
- a CDS encoding helix-turn-helix transcriptional regulator, which yields MNSKLDYHWHLRTVMATRGMFSTSQGYYLVVERPERLSLTTLAALIDILGCRMEELIEPVRH from the coding sequence TTGAACAGCAAACTCGACTACCACTGGCACCTGCGTACGGTCATGGCCACCCGCGGCATGTTCTCCACTAGTCAGGGCTACTACCTGGTCGTCGAACGACCCGAACGGTTGAGCCTGACCACACTCGCCGCCTTGATAGACATTCTGGGCTGCCGGATGGAGGAACTGATCGAACCGGTTCGGCACTAA
- a CDS encoding orotate phosphoribosyltransferase has protein sequence MGNRTASGYAAVVPADPQSIIRARPVHAARPDRTTMIAMDEDLENLARDVDRKCRLTGRFELRSGITTTEYFDKYLFETDPALLRRIVDRMIPLVPEKTEVLGGLEMGGIPIVTMLSQTTGLPAVFVRKEPKHYGTNKLAEGIDVDGKNITLIEDVITTGGAVRNATLALRALSADVSVVLCAIDRSGSDGAALADIDVGIRSVFTKEFLDSILAG, from the coding sequence ATGGGGAACCGGACAGCATCCGGGTACGCCGCAGTGGTGCCGGCCGATCCGCAGTCGATCATCCGTGCCCGGCCGGTGCACGCGGCGCGGCCGGACCGGACGACAATGATCGCCATGGACGAAGACCTGGAAAATCTGGCCCGCGACGTGGACCGAAAATGCCGACTCACAGGCAGGTTCGAGCTCCGTTCCGGAATCACCACAACCGAGTACTTCGACAAGTACCTGTTCGAAACCGATCCCGCCCTGCTTCGCCGCATCGTCGATCGCATGATTCCGCTGGTTCCCGAGAAAACCGAAGTACTCGGTGGCCTGGAAATGGGCGGCATCCCGATAGTGACAATGCTCAGCCAAACAACCGGCCTCCCTGCGGTCTTCGTCCGAAAAGAACCGAAACACTACGGAACAAACAAGTTGGCAGAGGGCATAGACGTCGACGGGAAGAACATCACCCTGATCGAGGATGTCATCACCACTGGCGGCGCTGTTCGAAACGCAACCCTCGCGCTTCGAGCACTGTCAGCAGATGTTTCGGTGGTGCTGTGCGCAATCGACAGATCAGGTTCCGATGGCGCTGCCCTCGCGGATATCGACGTCGGTATCCGATCCGTTTTCACCAAAGAATTCCTGGACTCGATACTCGCCGGCTGA